From a region of the Lactuca sativa cultivar Salinas chromosome 4, Lsat_Salinas_v11, whole genome shotgun sequence genome:
- the LOC111906863 gene encoding uncharacterized protein LOC111906863 isoform X1, with product MYGASGKLGRGRGGGPPKRNIHSTFQPSSVQRPSAAPGGGRLSAGGGHRNRNNTPAAPAAVSTVDETFSLVRNNPLNFGMIIKLSPVLVEEIKRLEAQGHAARIKFDSSANNPVGNVIDVGGKEFRFTWAQETGDLCDIYEERRSGDNGDGLLVESGGAWRKLNVQRELDESLSNHVKMRTVEADRKHKSRKAIILDHGNPSMKKALAAAEVNNSWRGSFNKKKEPPFKKMKGEPSSAVIPPKSGGKPGLSSSTPSKIRASASPILSTPEQSGVPLSPLINRNITKVPLNREDATLTQSSKPNASTSEKEIVNRVPTGILHNKQGSNERFGNKPSDLQSLLISLLMEKPQGLNFKALEKAVGETIPKSVKQIEPILKKIAVFQPTGRYILKPDFELESSRKSLSESGSSPENNNHHRETMGPELTLKPDNMKEFEDPSHLIPESYEDLNTSDKIDIEHRSPDVLLHEKKVSDNSEGPAATSSLSGSDSDSESDSSDSGSDSGTPKSRVGSGSDSSDSESDDASSNSKQGSDEDVDIMSDDDKEPKQQFTPLPPPVPLHNDHVSDLLFGKDLFEDNHEHDNDNDNDKDGDNYENATRNTFIDHQESELLKNKRGSDEKHFDENENSKRLKTGNWGRTVISRGGHSFSESPPSEGPYKGTAATTNQMNRTVRDVSDYDFDKLGNREFPGNSTSDSPRSIDLNMGVKGFGTDRHGEGLDGHFKDKKPPKNSRLGGDGIKHSGSREKKQHGGSIGKNKDSGLVIKDSLMDLKKSPVVNGCGPGPTLRRELSDLEMGELRENLQEEPSGGNKKRVERNNSFKQAEKSSDYWNLDSSKGKISGIGRTSLESVKPVVDDHLDDFTKVNGKPMHVKPGSQHNNNSKGREVVAGAILGIGSEGYTDSQRKAPPHKHEKQVGPVANKKQKSNNDLGEKRKDLWDSGQKRREMESCSDDSITSYTKYEKEEPEMKGPIRDLSQYNEYVQEYREKYDCYQTLNKILESYRNEFQNFGRDLEVAKERDNDRYNKILDQLMESYRQCGTKHKRLKKIFVVLHHELQHLKEMIREFAEKQTKGG from the exons ATGTATGGTGCCTCCGGTAAGCTCGGCCGTGGCCGAGGCGGTGGTCCTCCCAAGCGGAATATCCACTCCACCTTCCAACCGTCTTCTGTTCAACGACCATCCGCTGCCCCTGGCGGTGGACGTCTCTCCGCCGGTGGTGGTCACCGTAACCGTAATAATACCCCTGCCGCCCCCGCCGCAGTCTCTACGGTTGACGAAACCTTCAGTTTAGTTCGTAACAACCCTCTCAACTTTGGTATGATTATCAAGCTCTCACCTGTCCTTGTCGAAGAAATCAAGCGCCTCGAAGCCCAGGGCCATGCCGCCAGGATCaaatttgattcaagtgctaATAATCCTGTTGGAAAT GTgatcgatgtagggggcaaggagTTCAGATTCACATGGGCCCAAGAAACTGGAGACCTATGTGACATATATGAAGAACGCCGAAGTGGTGATAATGGAGATGGATTGCTTGTTGAATCTGGAGGTGCTTGGAGAAAGTTGAATGTGCAACGTGAATTAGATGAGTCATTAAGCAACCATGTTAAAATGCGCACAGTGGAAGCAGATCGCAAACACAAATCACGAAA AGCCATTATTTTAGACCATGGAAACCCATCTATGAAGAAGGCGTTAGCTGCAGCTGAAG TGAATAATTCATGGAGAGGATCATTCAATAAAAAGAAAGAACCCCCTTTCAAAAAGATGAAAGGCGAACCTTCTTCAG CAGTAATCCCTCCAAAATCTGGTGGAAAACCTGGATTATCCTCCTCAACTCCTTCCAAAATCAGGGCTTCTGCTTCACCAATACTATCTACCCCTGAACAATCTGGTGTTCCATTGTCCCCACTTATAAATAGGAATATTACCAAAGTGCCCTTAAACAGAGAAGATGCTACTTTGACTCAATCTAGTAAACCAAATGCTAGCACCTCTGAGAAAGAAATAGTCAACAGAGTTCCCACTGGAATTTTACATAATAAACAAGGGAGCAATGAAAGATTTGGAAACAAACCTTCTGACCTTCAAAGTCTGCTTATTTCTCTTTTAATGGAAAAGCCACAGGGATTGAACTTCAAG GCTTTGGAGAAAGCTGTTGGAGAAACAATTCCAAAATCCGTGAAACAAATTGAGCCCATCTTGAAAAAA ATTGCTGTTTTCCAACCTACAGGAAGATATATTTTGAAACCAGATTTTGAGTTAGAAAGTTCCAGGAAATCATTATCTGAAAGTGGAAG TTCTCCAGAGAACAACAATCACCACAGAGAAACAATGGGTCCTGAATTAACCCTAAAACCTGACAACATGAAGGAATTTGAAGATCCATCTCACTTAATTCCCGAATCTTATGAAGACTTAAACACTTCAGACAAAATCGACATTGAGCATCGTTCTCCAGATGTATTATTACATGAGAAAAAAGTCTCAGATAACAGTGAAGGCCCTGCAGCCACCTCTAGCTTAAGTGGAAGTGACAGTGACAGTGAAAGTGACAGCAGTGACAGTGGAAGTGACAGTGGGACCCCCAAAAGCCGTGTAGGCAGTGGAAGTGACAGCAGTGACAGTGAAAGTGATGACGCCTCTTCAAACAGTAAACAAGGCTCTGATGAAGATGTTGATATCATGAGTGATGATGATAAAGAACCTAAACAACAATTCACACCACTTCCACCTCCAGTTCCACTTCATAATGATCATGTCTCTGATTTACTTTTTGGTAAAGATTTGTTTGAAGATAACCATGAACACGATAACGATAACGATAACGATAAAGATGGAGATAATTACGAAAACGCCACTAGAAACACCTTCATTGATCATCAAGAGAGTGAACTCCTCAAGAACAAACGGGGATCTGACGAGAAACATTTTGATGAAAACGAAAATTCAAAAAGATTAAAAACCGGGAACTGGGGTAGAACGGTAATTTCAAGAGGGGGACACTCTTTCTCTGAGAGCCCTCCTAGTGAAGGACCTTACAAGGGTACTGCTGCTACTACCAATCAAATGAATAGAACTGTTCGTGATGTGTCTGATTACGACTTTGATAAACTCGGGAATCGTGAATTTCCGGGAAATTCCACTTCGGATTCCCCAAGATCGATCGATCTTAATATGGGTGTAAAAGGTTTTGGGACAGATAGACATGGTGAGGGGTTAGATGGTCATTTCAAGGATAAAAAACCTCCAAAGAATTCAAGGTTAGGTGGCGATGGAATCAAACATTCCGGGTCTCGTGAAAAGAAACAACACGGTGGATCAATTGGGAAGAATAAGGATTCCGGACTAGTAATTAAGGATTCCCTCATGGACTTAAAAAAATCGCCTGTTGTAAATGGATGTGGGCCCGGGCCCACACTCAGAAGAGAGCTTTCGGATTTAGAAATGGGTGAGCTTCGTGAGAATTTACAAGAAGAACCCTCGGGGGGTAATAAAAAGAGGGTCGAGAGAAATAATTCGTTCAAACAAGCTGAAAAAAGTTCGGATTACTGGAATCTTGATTCAAGTAAAGGAAAGATCTCTGGAATTGGAAGAACAAGTCTGGAATCTGTAAAAcctgttgttgatgatcatcTTGATGACTTCACAAAGGTTAATGGAAAGCCCATGCATGTGAAGCCTGGTTCACAACATAATAATAACAGTAAAGGTAGAGAGGTAGTGGCAGGGGCAATATTGGGAATCGGGTCAGAAGGGTATACGGACAGTCAAAGAAAAGCACCACCACATAAGCATGAGAAACAAGTGGGACCCGTTGCAAATAAGAAGCAAAAAAGTAACAACGATTTAGGTGAAAAAAGAAAGGATTTGTGGGATAGTGGTCAAAAAAGGAGAGAGATGGAGTCTTGTTCAGATGATAGCATTACTTCATATACAAAATACGAGAAAGAAGAGCCAGAAATGAAAGGACCAATAAGAGATCTTTCACA GTACAATGAGTATGTGCAGGAGTATCGGGAGAAGTATGATTGTTACCAAACGTTGAATAAGATTTTAGAGTCTTACAG gaatgagtttcaaaactttgGAAGGGACCTTGAGGTCGCTAAAGAAAGGGACAATGATAGATATAACAAAATATTGGATCAGTTAATGGAATCTTATCGTCAGTGTGGAACG AAACATAAACGACTGAAGAAGATATTTGTTGTTCTTCACCATGAACTCCAG CATTTGAAGGAGATGATTAGAGAATTTGCTGAGAAACAAACAAAAGGAGGATGA
- the LOC111906863 gene encoding uncharacterized protein LOC111906863 isoform X2: MYGASGKLGRGRGGGPPKRNIHSTFQPSSVQRPSAAPGGGRLSAGGGHRNRNNTPAAPAAVSTVDETFSLVRNNPLNFGMIIKLSPVLVEEIKRLEAQGHAARIKFDSSANNPVGNVIDVGGKEFRFTWAQETGDLCDIYEERRSGDNGDGLLVESGGAWRKLNVQRELDESLSNHVKMRTVEADRKHKSRKAIILDHGNPSMKKALAAAEVNNSWRGSFNKKKEPPFKKMKGEPSSVIPPKSGGKPGLSSSTPSKIRASASPILSTPEQSGVPLSPLINRNITKVPLNREDATLTQSSKPNASTSEKEIVNRVPTGILHNKQGSNERFGNKPSDLQSLLISLLMEKPQGLNFKALEKAVGETIPKSVKQIEPILKKIAVFQPTGRYILKPDFELESSRKSLSESGSSPENNNHHRETMGPELTLKPDNMKEFEDPSHLIPESYEDLNTSDKIDIEHRSPDVLLHEKKVSDNSEGPAATSSLSGSDSDSESDSSDSGSDSGTPKSRVGSGSDSSDSESDDASSNSKQGSDEDVDIMSDDDKEPKQQFTPLPPPVPLHNDHVSDLLFGKDLFEDNHEHDNDNDNDKDGDNYENATRNTFIDHQESELLKNKRGSDEKHFDENENSKRLKTGNWGRTVISRGGHSFSESPPSEGPYKGTAATTNQMNRTVRDVSDYDFDKLGNREFPGNSTSDSPRSIDLNMGVKGFGTDRHGEGLDGHFKDKKPPKNSRLGGDGIKHSGSREKKQHGGSIGKNKDSGLVIKDSLMDLKKSPVVNGCGPGPTLRRELSDLEMGELRENLQEEPSGGNKKRVERNNSFKQAEKSSDYWNLDSSKGKISGIGRTSLESVKPVVDDHLDDFTKVNGKPMHVKPGSQHNNNSKGREVVAGAILGIGSEGYTDSQRKAPPHKHEKQVGPVANKKQKSNNDLGEKRKDLWDSGQKRREMESCSDDSITSYTKYEKEEPEMKGPIRDLSQYNEYVQEYREKYDCYQTLNKILESYRNEFQNFGRDLEVAKERDNDRYNKILDQLMESYRQCGTKHKRLKKIFVVLHHELQHLKEMIREFAEKQTKGG; this comes from the exons ATGTATGGTGCCTCCGGTAAGCTCGGCCGTGGCCGAGGCGGTGGTCCTCCCAAGCGGAATATCCACTCCACCTTCCAACCGTCTTCTGTTCAACGACCATCCGCTGCCCCTGGCGGTGGACGTCTCTCCGCCGGTGGTGGTCACCGTAACCGTAATAATACCCCTGCCGCCCCCGCCGCAGTCTCTACGGTTGACGAAACCTTCAGTTTAGTTCGTAACAACCCTCTCAACTTTGGTATGATTATCAAGCTCTCACCTGTCCTTGTCGAAGAAATCAAGCGCCTCGAAGCCCAGGGCCATGCCGCCAGGATCaaatttgattcaagtgctaATAATCCTGTTGGAAAT GTgatcgatgtagggggcaaggagTTCAGATTCACATGGGCCCAAGAAACTGGAGACCTATGTGACATATATGAAGAACGCCGAAGTGGTGATAATGGAGATGGATTGCTTGTTGAATCTGGAGGTGCTTGGAGAAAGTTGAATGTGCAACGTGAATTAGATGAGTCATTAAGCAACCATGTTAAAATGCGCACAGTGGAAGCAGATCGCAAACACAAATCACGAAA AGCCATTATTTTAGACCATGGAAACCCATCTATGAAGAAGGCGTTAGCTGCAGCTGAAG TGAATAATTCATGGAGAGGATCATTCAATAAAAAGAAAGAACCCCCTTTCAAAAAGATGAAAGGCGAACCTTCTTCAG TAATCCCTCCAAAATCTGGTGGAAAACCTGGATTATCCTCCTCAACTCCTTCCAAAATCAGGGCTTCTGCTTCACCAATACTATCTACCCCTGAACAATCTGGTGTTCCATTGTCCCCACTTATAAATAGGAATATTACCAAAGTGCCCTTAAACAGAGAAGATGCTACTTTGACTCAATCTAGTAAACCAAATGCTAGCACCTCTGAGAAAGAAATAGTCAACAGAGTTCCCACTGGAATTTTACATAATAAACAAGGGAGCAATGAAAGATTTGGAAACAAACCTTCTGACCTTCAAAGTCTGCTTATTTCTCTTTTAATGGAAAAGCCACAGGGATTGAACTTCAAG GCTTTGGAGAAAGCTGTTGGAGAAACAATTCCAAAATCCGTGAAACAAATTGAGCCCATCTTGAAAAAA ATTGCTGTTTTCCAACCTACAGGAAGATATATTTTGAAACCAGATTTTGAGTTAGAAAGTTCCAGGAAATCATTATCTGAAAGTGGAAG TTCTCCAGAGAACAACAATCACCACAGAGAAACAATGGGTCCTGAATTAACCCTAAAACCTGACAACATGAAGGAATTTGAAGATCCATCTCACTTAATTCCCGAATCTTATGAAGACTTAAACACTTCAGACAAAATCGACATTGAGCATCGTTCTCCAGATGTATTATTACATGAGAAAAAAGTCTCAGATAACAGTGAAGGCCCTGCAGCCACCTCTAGCTTAAGTGGAAGTGACAGTGACAGTGAAAGTGACAGCAGTGACAGTGGAAGTGACAGTGGGACCCCCAAAAGCCGTGTAGGCAGTGGAAGTGACAGCAGTGACAGTGAAAGTGATGACGCCTCTTCAAACAGTAAACAAGGCTCTGATGAAGATGTTGATATCATGAGTGATGATGATAAAGAACCTAAACAACAATTCACACCACTTCCACCTCCAGTTCCACTTCATAATGATCATGTCTCTGATTTACTTTTTGGTAAAGATTTGTTTGAAGATAACCATGAACACGATAACGATAACGATAACGATAAAGATGGAGATAATTACGAAAACGCCACTAGAAACACCTTCATTGATCATCAAGAGAGTGAACTCCTCAAGAACAAACGGGGATCTGACGAGAAACATTTTGATGAAAACGAAAATTCAAAAAGATTAAAAACCGGGAACTGGGGTAGAACGGTAATTTCAAGAGGGGGACACTCTTTCTCTGAGAGCCCTCCTAGTGAAGGACCTTACAAGGGTACTGCTGCTACTACCAATCAAATGAATAGAACTGTTCGTGATGTGTCTGATTACGACTTTGATAAACTCGGGAATCGTGAATTTCCGGGAAATTCCACTTCGGATTCCCCAAGATCGATCGATCTTAATATGGGTGTAAAAGGTTTTGGGACAGATAGACATGGTGAGGGGTTAGATGGTCATTTCAAGGATAAAAAACCTCCAAAGAATTCAAGGTTAGGTGGCGATGGAATCAAACATTCCGGGTCTCGTGAAAAGAAACAACACGGTGGATCAATTGGGAAGAATAAGGATTCCGGACTAGTAATTAAGGATTCCCTCATGGACTTAAAAAAATCGCCTGTTGTAAATGGATGTGGGCCCGGGCCCACACTCAGAAGAGAGCTTTCGGATTTAGAAATGGGTGAGCTTCGTGAGAATTTACAAGAAGAACCCTCGGGGGGTAATAAAAAGAGGGTCGAGAGAAATAATTCGTTCAAACAAGCTGAAAAAAGTTCGGATTACTGGAATCTTGATTCAAGTAAAGGAAAGATCTCTGGAATTGGAAGAACAAGTCTGGAATCTGTAAAAcctgttgttgatgatcatcTTGATGACTTCACAAAGGTTAATGGAAAGCCCATGCATGTGAAGCCTGGTTCACAACATAATAATAACAGTAAAGGTAGAGAGGTAGTGGCAGGGGCAATATTGGGAATCGGGTCAGAAGGGTATACGGACAGTCAAAGAAAAGCACCACCACATAAGCATGAGAAACAAGTGGGACCCGTTGCAAATAAGAAGCAAAAAAGTAACAACGATTTAGGTGAAAAAAGAAAGGATTTGTGGGATAGTGGTCAAAAAAGGAGAGAGATGGAGTCTTGTTCAGATGATAGCATTACTTCATATACAAAATACGAGAAAGAAGAGCCAGAAATGAAAGGACCAATAAGAGATCTTTCACA GTACAATGAGTATGTGCAGGAGTATCGGGAGAAGTATGATTGTTACCAAACGTTGAATAAGATTTTAGAGTCTTACAG gaatgagtttcaaaactttgGAAGGGACCTTGAGGTCGCTAAAGAAAGGGACAATGATAGATATAACAAAATATTGGATCAGTTAATGGAATCTTATCGTCAGTGTGGAACG AAACATAAACGACTGAAGAAGATATTTGTTGTTCTTCACCATGAACTCCAG CATTTGAAGGAGATGATTAGAGAATTTGCTGAGAAACAAACAAAAGGAGGATGA